The following are encoded together in the Candidatus Binatia bacterium genome:
- a CDS encoding sigma-70 family RNA polymerase sigma factor, giving the protein MADRSAALFDEHRGFLWGLLYRMTGCAADADDLVQETFVRLLEKDTDGDDRPLRPWLVRVAMNLAHDLLRRRRRSPYVGPWLPSPVAGDDESERIEAVEVVASGVSTEGRYDLIESMSMAFLVALEALTPRQRAVLLLRDVFDYSVRETAVVLGSSEGGIKVAHLRARRAMQGYEGTRHPSVAAARDKAREALWKFTEALVAGDLARVEDLLTEDCRALSDGGGEFYAALNPILGASRVARFYQGILSKYGGVGSIVGMLVGGMPALYLDLPDRGAGHPEIDASRVARRFVLQADVDSNGRITTLYAVLASRKLTHSRPREAASSGRA; this is encoded by the coding sequence ATGGCAGACCGATCCGCAGCGCTGTTCGACGAGCATCGCGGGTTCCTGTGGGGACTGCTCTACCGGATGACCGGCTGCGCGGCCGACGCCGACGATCTCGTGCAGGAGACGTTCGTGCGCCTGCTCGAGAAGGATACGGACGGCGACGACCGGCCTCTCAGGCCGTGGCTCGTGCGCGTCGCGATGAACCTTGCACACGATCTGCTGAGACGACGCAGGCGAAGTCCGTATGTCGGTCCCTGGCTGCCGTCGCCGGTCGCCGGGGACGATGAGAGCGAACGTATCGAGGCCGTCGAGGTCGTCGCGTCCGGCGTCAGCACCGAGGGCCGTTACGATCTCATCGAGAGCATGTCGATGGCGTTCCTCGTGGCGCTGGAGGCGCTGACGCCGCGCCAGCGTGCCGTGCTGCTGCTGCGCGACGTGTTCGACTACTCGGTGCGCGAAACCGCGGTGGTACTCGGTTCCAGCGAAGGAGGAATCAAGGTCGCGCACCTGCGCGCGCGGCGCGCGATGCAGGGCTACGAGGGGACGCGGCACCCGTCGGTGGCTGCGGCGCGCGACAAGGCCCGCGAGGCGCTGTGGAAATTCACCGAAGCGCTGGTCGCCGGCGACCTGGCCCGCGTCGAGGACCTGCTCACCGAGGACTGCCGCGCGCTGAGCGACGGCGGCGGCGAGTTCTACGCCGCGCTCAACCCCATCCTCGGAGCTTCGCGCGTCGCGCGTTTCTACCAGGGCATCCTGTCGAAATACGGGGGCGTCGGCTCGATCGTCGGCATGCTGGTCGGCGGCATGCCGGCGCTGTACCTCGACTTGCCGGACCGTGGCGCCGGCCATCCGGAGATCGACGCGTCACGCGTGGCGCGTCGCTTCGTGCTTCAGGCCGACGTCGATTCGAACGGGCGTATCACGACGCTCTACGCCGTGCTCGCCAGCCGCAAGCTGACGCACTCTAGGCCCCGAGAAGCTGCTTCTTCAGGTCGCGCTTGA
- a CDS encoding TIGR03668 family PPOX class F420-dependent oxidoreductase: protein MKLEGDARGRALARFAAARVGHLATASPSAIPHVVPLCFVVVGEAVYSVIDDKPKPRGRVLQRLRNIQRNPHASVLVDRYDDDWSKLWFVLVQGEAGQVEDDAEYAAALEALRSKYPQYHSMPLARATHPMIRVRIAEVVGWNPGGD from the coding sequence GTGAAGCTCGAAGGCGACGCTCGCGGCCGCGCTCTGGCGCGCTTTGCCGCCGCGCGCGTCGGACACCTTGCCACCGCATCGCCGTCGGCGATCCCTCACGTCGTGCCGCTTTGCTTCGTCGTGGTCGGCGAAGCGGTCTACTCGGTGATCGACGACAAGCCCAAGCCGCGCGGCCGCGTGCTGCAGCGCCTTCGCAACATCCAGCGCAATCCACATGCGAGCGTACTGGTCGACCGTTACGACGACGACTGGTCGAAGCTGTGGTTCGTGCTCGTCCAAGGCGAAGCGGGACAGGTCGAGGACGATGCGGAGTACGCCGCTGCGCTCGAGGCACTGCGCAGCAAGTATCCGCAGTATCACTCGATGCCGCTCGCGCGTGCGACCCATCCGATGATCCGCGTGCGGATCGCAGAGGTGGTCGGCTGGAATCCCGGCGGCGACTGA
- a CDS encoding thrombospondin type 3 repeat-containing protein — MRIRSRDLIVVTGLVLAGTQGAWAQGSFYNFETPPVHPVEMTPDGTRLLVTNTADGRLEVFTLGGALPVHTASIPVGLEPVSVRARSNSEAWVANKISDTVSIVDLTARNVVATVAAGDEPCDVVFAGSPQRAYISLAQPNQVTVYDPSTLAHTATVNIQGKDIRALATDGTHVYAAIFESGNRSMILPQSIVDDPSGPYGGVNPPPNSGMSFNPPIAGGLPAPPAVSLIINREGTDWKDDNNNKWDALITWGLNTNDVAIIQTSNLAVTYALDLLNINMAIAVNPANGRVFTVGNYGPNEHRFVENALDNLRMRIASFDPNNVNVGNGVADLNSHLFATPGNPQFLKTSVTPAEQHMSISDPRGIVWKSDGSGAYISGMGSNNVIKASATGARLATIDVGQGPTGLALDTPRQRLYVWNRFEGSVSSIDTGTDTELGRSSLYDPTPAVIKTGRPFLYDAHLTSRLGNESCASCHVDANRDTEAWDLGDPAGSMKTLDVPCNTGVGPSNSCSDWHPMKGPMMTQTLIASVGTEPLHWRGDRENIAAFSVGFTDLMGAAAPPTPTQMNQLEAFLATTHFPPNPYRTFDDASPSSVPGYPGNAANGEILFDTSAIQGGTTTCVTCHTMPTGGAGFVVSPDIIGETQGIAVPQLRDMYRKVGLDFTSTTNNRGYGFGHDGGFDTLFDFLKQSRFHFPAGSPGDTERHDLEAFLLSFPSGTHAAVGRQITVDGNNKAVQATIDLIDAMLGLADAGKVGVIARGKFAGEQRGWVYVAGTNSFQSDRAGEMVTADNLRLGCAAASEVTFTVVPPGTEVRQGVDRDEDTWFDSDEIDAGTDPADPNSHPSGMGTDSDADGVPDASDNCPTVSNASQADADADGVGDACDPCTFGATATLAQLALGRVPLPLGDESLKLKGAVDVPTSPAIDPATKGLRILVGDASNATLLDVTVPGGASWTSKATGATFKSAATTGIRRIKVRWKAATPGHLLIGIKGSGLSVDATAATLPLHATVVIDQPVAAGGQCGDLLFPGPSPAPHCAMAGGGTAIFCK; from the coding sequence ATGAGGATTCGAAGCCGCGACTTGATCGTCGTCACCGGTCTTGTGCTCGCCGGCACCCAGGGAGCGTGGGCCCAGGGCTCTTTCTACAACTTCGAGACGCCGCCGGTGCATCCGGTCGAGATGACGCCCGACGGGACCCGCCTGCTCGTCACGAACACAGCCGACGGGCGCCTCGAGGTGTTCACGCTCGGCGGAGCGCTGCCGGTGCACACCGCATCGATCCCGGTGGGGCTCGAGCCGGTTTCGGTGCGAGCCCGGTCGAACAGCGAGGCCTGGGTCGCCAACAAGATCTCCGACACCGTCAGCATCGTCGATCTGACGGCCAGGAACGTCGTCGCGACGGTCGCGGCAGGCGACGAGCCCTGCGACGTCGTCTTCGCGGGCAGCCCGCAGCGTGCGTACATCAGCCTGGCCCAGCCGAACCAGGTCACCGTCTACGACCCGTCGACGCTGGCGCACACCGCGACGGTCAACATCCAGGGAAAGGACATCCGTGCCCTTGCCACCGATGGCACGCACGTCTACGCGGCGATCTTCGAGTCGGGAAACCGCTCGATGATCCTCCCGCAGTCGATCGTCGACGATCCGAGCGGCCCTTACGGCGGCGTCAATCCTCCGCCGAACAGCGGCATGAGCTTCAATCCTCCGATCGCAGGCGGCCTTCCGGCTCCTCCTGCAGTCTCGCTGATCATCAACCGCGAAGGGACCGACTGGAAAGACGACAACAACAACAAGTGGGATGCGCTGATCACCTGGGGCCTCAACACCAACGACGTCGCGATCATCCAGACTTCGAACCTCGCGGTCACGTACGCGCTGGACCTGCTCAACATCAACATGGCCATCGCGGTCAATCCGGCCAACGGACGCGTGTTCACCGTCGGCAACTACGGCCCGAACGAGCACCGCTTCGTCGAAAACGCGCTCGATAACCTTCGCATGCGCATCGCGAGCTTCGATCCGAACAACGTCAACGTCGGCAACGGGGTGGCCGATCTCAATTCGCACCTGTTCGCGACGCCCGGAAATCCGCAGTTCCTCAAGACCAGCGTCACGCCGGCCGAGCAGCACATGTCGATCAGCGATCCGCGCGGCATCGTGTGGAAAAGCGACGGCTCGGGCGCCTACATCAGCGGCATGGGCTCGAACAACGTCATCAAGGCCAGCGCAACGGGAGCCCGTCTCGCGACGATCGACGTCGGGCAGGGACCCACCGGACTGGCTCTCGATACGCCGCGCCAGCGACTGTACGTGTGGAACCGGTTCGAAGGCAGCGTCTCGTCGATCGACACGGGCACCGACACCGAGCTCGGGCGCTCGAGCCTCTACGATCCGACGCCGGCAGTCATCAAGACGGGCCGCCCGTTCCTCTACGACGCGCACCTGACGAGCCGGCTCGGCAACGAGTCGTGCGCGTCGTGCCACGTGGACGCCAACCGCGACACCGAAGCGTGGGACCTCGGCGACCCGGCCGGTTCGATGAAGACGCTGGACGTGCCGTGCAACACCGGCGTCGGGCCGTCCAATTCCTGCAGCGACTGGCATCCGATGAAAGGCCCGATGATGACGCAGACGCTGATTGCGTCGGTCGGCACCGAGCCGCTGCACTGGCGCGGCGATCGCGAGAACATCGCAGCGTTCTCGGTCGGCTTCACCGACCTGATGGGCGCCGCGGCGCCGCCGACGCCCACGCAGATGAACCAGCTCGAAGCGTTCCTGGCAACGACACACTTCCCGCCCAATCCGTACCGCACGTTCGACGACGCCTCCCCGTCGTCGGTGCCGGGATATCCGGGCAACGCCGCCAACGGAGAGATCCTTTTCGACACGAGCGCGATCCAGGGCGGCACGACGACCTGCGTGACCTGCCACACGATGCCGACCGGAGGCGCGGGCTTCGTCGTTTCGCCCGACATCATCGGCGAGACCCAGGGAATCGCGGTTCCCCAGCTTCGCGACATGTACAGGAAAGTGGGCCTCGACTTCACGTCGACGACGAACAACCGCGGGTACGGCTTCGGTCACGACGGCGGCTTCGACACACTGTTCGATTTCCTGAAACAGTCGCGCTTCCATTTCCCCGCCGGCTCGCCGGGCGACACCGAGAGGCACGACCTCGAAGCGTTCCTGCTCTCGTTCCCGTCCGGCACTCACGCGGCGGTCGGCCGCCAGATCACCGTCGACGGTAACAACAAGGCTGTGCAGGCGACCATCGACCTGATCGACGCGATGCTCGGCCTTGCCGATGCCGGCAAGGTGGGGGTGATCGCTCGCGGCAAGTTCGCAGGGGAGCAGCGCGGGTGGGTCTACGTTGCAGGCACCAACAGTTTCCAGTCGGACCGTGCCGGCGAAATGGTCACTGCCGACAACCTGAGGCTCGGCTGTGCGGCCGCAAGCGAGGTCACGTTTACCGTCGTGCCGCCGGGCACGGAGGTGCGCCAGGGCGTCGATCGCGACGAAGACACCTGGTTCGACAGCGACGAGATCGATGCGGGAACCGATCCCGCTGATCCGAATTCTCATCCGAGCGGGATGGGAACCGACTCGGATGCCGACGGAGTGCCCGATGCGAGCGACAACTGCCCGACGGTGTCCAATGCTTCGCAGGCGGATGCCGACGCAGACGGCGTCGGCGACGCGTGCGATCCGTGCACGTTCGGTGCGACTGCGACGCTGGCCCAGCTCGCGCTCGGCCGCGTCCCGCTGCCGCTCGGAGACGAATCGCTCAAGCTCAAGGGCGCCGTCGACGTGCCGACTTCGCCGGCGATCGATCCGGCAACCAAAGGACTGCGCATCCTGGTCGGCGACGCGTCCAATGCGACGCTGCTCGACGTCACGGTGCCGGGCGGCGCGTCGTGGACGTCGAAGGCGACGGGTGCGACGTTCAAGAGCGCGGCGACGACGGGAATCCGTCGCATCAAGGTGCGCTGGAAGGCCGCGACCCCGGGGCACCTTCTGATCGGCATCAAGGGAAGCGGGCTTTCGGTCGATGCGACCGCTGCGACTCTGCCGCTTCACGCGACGGTCGTCATCGATCAGCCGGTGGCAGCCGGTGGCCAGTGCGGGGACTTGTTGTTCCCGGGACCGTCTCCGGCACCCCACTGCGCGATGGCCGGCGGCGGGACTGCGATCTTCTGCAAGTAG
- a CDS encoding class I adenylate-forming enzyme family protein produces the protein MNNAPSIHEIHARLTAPGEVLEMEEIVIRGVPTRVWKNAPASLAAVLALSRTHGDTDFMVYEDDRWTFERHFLACTHLAQVLRDRYGVKKGDRVAIAMRNFPEWSVAFWAAASAGAIVVPLNAWWTGPELVYGLQDSGSTVLFGDAERLDRLVPELSQLAGLRIIVARDPRAELPGGAEHFDRVLGNPPAGAEMPAVALDPEDDATIFYTSGTTGHPKGVLGTHRNICGNLFSLRFANMRAAMRGAVPGAKPPAGPGQSVYLLSVPFFHATGCHSILVANLAAGNKLVIMHKWDPARALELIEREKVVTFGGVPAMVWQVLTHPDFKTRDLSSVRSIGYGGAPAAPELVRMIEEMFPGRTPSNGYGMTETSSVTTMNMGVDYLRHPDSVGVPVSVCDLKVVDEEGRTLPAGQVGELWIKGPNVVKEYFHKPEATTATFTDGWVHTGDLARIDEEGFVYLVDRAKDLLIRGGENISSVEVEGALFEHPAVTDAAVIGIPHKVLGEEVGAVVHLAAGRSASEEELKKWVGERLASFKVPVKVWFFDEPLPRNPAGKILKRDLKKQLLGA, from the coding sequence ATGAACAACGCACCGTCGATCCACGAAATCCATGCCAGGCTGACTGCGCCCGGCGAAGTGCTCGAGATGGAAGAGATCGTCATTCGCGGCGTTCCGACGCGCGTGTGGAAGAACGCTCCGGCCTCGCTCGCCGCCGTGCTGGCACTGAGCCGAACGCACGGCGACACCGATTTCATGGTCTACGAAGACGACCGCTGGACGTTCGAGCGGCACTTCCTCGCCTGCACCCACCTCGCGCAAGTCCTGCGCGATCGTTACGGCGTAAAGAAGGGAGACCGCGTCGCGATCGCGATGCGTAACTTCCCCGAGTGGTCCGTCGCGTTCTGGGCCGCCGCGTCCGCAGGCGCCATCGTCGTGCCGCTCAATGCGTGGTGGACCGGGCCCGAGCTCGTCTACGGTCTTCAGGACTCAGGCTCGACCGTTCTTTTCGGCGATGCCGAGCGCCTCGACCGCCTGGTTCCCGAGCTCTCGCAGCTTGCGGGCCTTCGCATCATCGTCGCACGCGACCCGCGAGCGGAGCTTCCCGGCGGAGCCGAGCACTTCGACCGCGTCCTCGGTAACCCGCCCGCCGGTGCCGAAATGCCGGCGGTTGCGCTCGATCCGGAGGACGACGCGACGATCTTCTACACGTCAGGCACCACGGGACATCCGAAAGGCGTGCTCGGCACCCACCGCAACATCTGCGGCAACCTGTTCAGCCTGCGCTTTGCGAACATGCGCGCCGCGATGCGCGGAGCAGTGCCCGGCGCCAAACCGCCGGCAGGCCCGGGCCAGAGCGTTTACCTGCTGTCCGTGCCGTTCTTCCACGCCACCGGCTGCCATTCGATCCTCGTTGCGAACCTGGCCGCCGGCAACAAGCTCGTGATCATGCACAAGTGGGATCCCGCGCGCGCCCTCGAGCTGATCGAGCGCGAGAAAGTCGTCACGTTCGGCGGAGTTCCCGCGATGGTCTGGCAGGTCCTGACGCACCCGGACTTCAAGACACGCGACCTTTCGAGCGTGCGCTCGATCGGCTACGGCGGCGCGCCTGCCGCTCCCGAGCTGGTGCGCATGATCGAGGAAATGTTTCCCGGCCGTACTCCGAGCAATGGCTACGGCATGACCGAGACGTCGTCGGTCACGACGATGAACATGGGCGTCGATTACCTTCGCCATCCCGACAGCGTCGGCGTTCCGGTTTCGGTCTGCGACCTCAAGGTCGTCGACGAAGAAGGCCGCACGCTGCCGGCCGGCCAGGTCGGCGAGCTGTGGATCAAGGGACCGAACGTCGTCAAGGAATACTTCCACAAACCGGAAGCAACGACCGCGACGTTCACCGACGGCTGGGTCCATACCGGCGACCTCGCACGCATCGACGAAGAGGGGTTCGTCTACCTCGTCGACCGCGCCAAAGACCTGCTGATTCGCGGCGGCGAGAATATTTCTTCCGTCGAAGTCGAGGGTGCGCTGTTCGAACACCCCGCGGTTACCGATGCCGCGGTGATCGGCATCCCGCACAAGGTGCTCGGCGAGGAAGTCGGCGCGGTGGTGCACCTGGCCGCCGGCCGCAGCGCGAGCGAAGAAGAGCTCAAGAAGTGGGTCGGCGAAAGACTCGCGAGCTTCAAAGTTCCGGTCAAGGTCTGGTTCTTCGACGAGCCGCTGCCGCGCAATCCCGCCGGCAAGATTCTCAAGCGCGACCTGAAGAAGCAGCTTCTCGGGGCCTAG
- a CDS encoding FAD-dependent oxidoreductase yields the protein MATVQNQSLSFAADLGANSLVQTRSSGPAAFDADVIVVGGGLAGLTAAAFAARAGARVVLLERTEEAGGRGTTHESSGYRFNVGPHALYDGGPAYKTLTELGVSFTGRRPAVSGGLGLHRGGLHALPGGFISLLTTDLVPLTGKLELGRVLGSLAKIDAASVKGQTLRQWLDATFRDDVVRALVEALARLTSYAHDPERSCAAASITQLQAGFAAGVLYLDGGWGTLVAGLRSAAEAAGARVKTGHRVKSVRSRGDGAEVTLTDGRALRARIAILALPPPVAAALAEGDGAATIAAWAGSSIPVKAACLDLALRRLPDPRRLFVLGIDAPLYFSVHSASAALAPDGGALVHVAKYLGPDSGDAKQVERELEAFCDLVQPGWRSVLVERRYLPSMLVTGALVAADRERPGPELPDTDTVLVAGDWVGDESMIADTAVSSGRKAGLVAAARARARVADDSTAAAALA from the coding sequence ATGGCCACGGTCCAGAACCAATCGCTTTCGTTCGCCGCCGACCTGGGGGCGAATTCTCTCGTGCAGACGCGTTCGTCGGGCCCTGCGGCCTTCGACGCCGACGTCATCGTCGTCGGTGGCGGACTTGCCGGGCTGACGGCGGCCGCGTTCGCCGCGCGAGCCGGCGCGCGCGTCGTCCTGCTCGAACGCACCGAAGAAGCCGGCGGACGAGGGACAACCCATGAGAGCTCCGGATATCGCTTCAACGTCGGTCCGCATGCCCTCTACGACGGCGGCCCCGCGTACAAGACGCTTACCGAGCTCGGCGTGTCCTTTACCGGCCGGCGCCCGGCGGTCAGTGGCGGACTCGGGTTGCACCGCGGAGGACTTCACGCGCTGCCGGGCGGATTCATCTCGCTGCTGACGACGGATCTCGTTCCGCTCACCGGCAAGCTCGAGCTCGGCCGCGTGCTCGGCTCGCTCGCGAAGATCGATGCCGCGTCGGTCAAAGGTCAGACGTTGCGCCAGTGGCTCGACGCGACGTTCCGCGACGATGTCGTCCGTGCGCTCGTCGAAGCGCTCGCGCGGCTGACGTCGTACGCGCACGATCCGGAGCGCTCGTGCGCAGCGGCTTCGATCACGCAACTGCAGGCCGGATTCGCCGCTGGCGTCCTCTATCTCGACGGAGGATGGGGCACTCTGGTTGCCGGGCTGCGCAGCGCCGCCGAAGCGGCCGGTGCGCGCGTGAAAACCGGCCACCGCGTGAAATCGGTGCGCTCCCGCGGCGACGGTGCCGAGGTCACGCTGACCGACGGACGCGCGCTGCGCGCGCGCATCGCAATTCTTGCGCTGCCGCCGCCGGTTGCGGCGGCGCTCGCCGAAGGCGACGGCGCCGCGACCATCGCCGCGTGGGCCGGCAGCTCGATTCCGGTCAAGGCCGCGTGCCTCGACCTCGCTCTGCGGCGCCTGCCGGACCCGCGGCGCCTGTTCGTGCTCGGGATCGATGCGCCGCTCTATTTCTCCGTGCATTCGGCTTCGGCCGCGCTCGCTCCCGACGGCGGAGCTCTCGTCCACGTCGCGAAGTACCTCGGCCCCGACTCGGGCGATGCCAAGCAGGTGGAACGGGAGCTCGAGGCGTTCTGCGATCTCGTGCAGCCAGGTTGGCGCAGCGTTCTCGTCGAGCGCCGCTATCTTCCGTCGATGCTCGTCACCGGGGCACTCGTGGCCGCCGATCGCGAGAGGCCGGGTCCGGAGCTTCCCGATACCGATACCGTGCTGGTCGCCGGCGACTGGGTCGGGGACGAGTCGATGATCGCCGACACTGCCGTCTCGAGCGGTCGCAAAGCCGGTCTGGTGGCGGCGGCGCGCGCCCGCGCGAGGGTCGCAGACGACAGCACTGCCGCCGCCGCGCTCGCATGA
- a CDS encoding DUF1329 domain-containing protein codes for MTLVAFVVLAAGARVLAQEGRPSPEGGIVPAPAGTDVETLRKMLGLPSRAAQEAKPPPAAQPAAQPAAPAAAEPAETRQEAQPEPAAPAGKPERGKAVARPAPRKPSKAVVKAAPAAPEQAAPAEAPPPSKPQRAAEAAPVAQGAPVRGSPQDIPPPGTIVSKNNLERWKHLLGPSIQWAVSRGATLPVIAAKPAPLEPFREEATRKYSPQVELTADKNSMKNFVAGIPFPLVNDDDPDVAIKMMFNFENRISVDDVAVRNFGCDTGPIAPGQAMQVERHYDTENFRRIFYTGRFHVDPKPTWPTTEGIRYREMLGAVQEPFDLKGAGFTYIRYIDPARPDDSWLYFPQFKRVRRLSSAQRSEGVFGQDIDLDSYAGYAGNPAWSDWKYLGKKTVLGVLHAKNLPAKFQPPPADFLQEDDWEPREVYILLAVSRLGGYNFGQRVLYLDRESLLIPYTEIYDLKGALWKSLVQTWAFGKKPIPTAKKAVYDYDQFYIPALSMMDIQLNHATRCQLPSPSTPQEEGWYFNFGDKEGTTEEVFSVSHFIETGR; via the coding sequence GTGACGCTCGTCGCGTTCGTCGTCCTCGCCGCTGGAGCGCGCGTGCTCGCGCAGGAAGGCCGCCCATCTCCCGAAGGTGGAATCGTTCCGGCTCCCGCCGGCACCGACGTCGAGACGCTGCGCAAGATGCTCGGGCTGCCGTCGCGTGCCGCGCAGGAAGCGAAGCCGCCGCCGGCTGCGCAACCCGCTGCCCAACCGGCCGCGCCCGCCGCCGCCGAGCCTGCCGAGACCCGTCAGGAAGCGCAGCCTGAGCCCGCTGCGCCGGCGGGAAAGCCCGAGAGAGGCAAGGCCGTCGCCAGACCTGCTCCGAGAAAACCGTCCAAGGCCGTCGTGAAGGCTGCGCCGGCCGCGCCCGAGCAGGCGGCGCCGGCCGAAGCGCCGCCGCCGTCCAAGCCGCAGCGCGCCGCCGAAGCTGCACCGGTCGCGCAGGGCGCGCCGGTCCGGGGCTCGCCGCAGGACATCCCGCCGCCGGGAACGATCGTTTCGAAGAACAACCTCGAGCGCTGGAAGCATCTGCTCGGCCCGTCGATCCAGTGGGCCGTCTCGCGCGGCGCCACGCTTCCCGTCATCGCGGCCAAGCCCGCTCCGCTCGAGCCGTTTCGCGAAGAAGCGACGCGCAAGTACAGCCCGCAGGTCGAGCTGACCGCCGACAAGAACTCGATGAAGAACTTCGTCGCGGGAATCCCGTTCCCGCTCGTCAACGACGACGACCCCGACGTCGCGATCAAGATGATGTTCAACTTCGAGAACAGGATCTCGGTCGACGACGTGGCCGTGCGAAACTTCGGCTGCGACACCGGACCGATCGCTCCCGGCCAGGCGATGCAGGTCGAGCGGCACTACGACACCGAGAACTTCCGCCGCATCTTCTACACGGGCCGCTTTCACGTCGATCCCAAGCCGACGTGGCCGACCACCGAGGGCATCCGCTACCGCGAGATGCTCGGCGCGGTCCAGGAGCCGTTCGACCTGAAGGGCGCCGGCTTCACGTACATCCGCTACATCGACCCTGCCCGCCCCGACGATTCGTGGCTGTATTTCCCGCAATTCAAGCGCGTGCGGCGCCTGAGCAGCGCGCAGCGCTCCGAAGGCGTGTTCGGCCAGGACATCGACCTGGACAGCTACGCAGGCTACGCCGGCAATCCGGCATGGAGCGACTGGAAGTACCTCGGCAAGAAGACGGTGCTCGGCGTTCTTCACGCGAAAAATCTTCCGGCCAAGTTCCAGCCGCCGCCCGCCGACTTCCTGCAGGAAGACGATTGGGAGCCGCGCGAGGTCTACATTCTTCTGGCCGTCTCCCGCCTCGGCGGCTACAACTTCGGCCAGCGGGTGCTGTACCTGGACCGCGAGAGCCTGCTGATCCCTTACACCGAGATCTACGACCTGAAGGGCGCGCTGTGGAAGAGCCTCGTGCAGACCTGGGCTTTCGGGAAGAAGCCGATCCCGACCGCCAAGAAAGCGGTCTACGACTACGACCAGTTCTACATCCCCGCGCTGTCGATGATGGACATCCAGCTCAACCACGCGACGCGCTGTCAGCTTCCCTCGCCGAGCACGCCGCAGGAGGAAGGCTGGTACTTCAATTTCGGCGACAAGGAAGGGACCACCGAGGAAGTGTTCTCGGTGTCACACTTCATCGAAACCGGGCGCTGA